The Candidatus Dormiibacterota bacterium DNA window CCGGAGACCGGCCAGGAGATGGAAGTCACCGTCGACGACGAGATCCTGCGCTACTATGTCTTCAGAGCGTTGTACTCCGCTTCCCGCATCCACGATTTTCCCCTGCTCGTCCATCTTGCTCATCAAGGTGACTATCAGCCTCTCGCCGAGAGAGTCGCCGTAAGGGGAGAGAGCGGGATTCCGAAGGGTATCTATCTTTCGATCGTCTGCAGCGAAATCATCCCGCAGTTCGACCCGGGCGCGCTGCCGGCGGCGACGGCGGACACGTTCATGGGTGGTCTTCGCGTCGGGCGGGACGTCAGCGCCTGCCGGGAGTGGATCCGAGGCTGGCTGCCGCCGGACTTCTGGATCCCGGTCAAATCTGATGTGCCCGTCCTGGTCATGAACGGCGCCCTCGATCACGTGACCCCGCCGCGCTACGGGGAGCGAGTGGCGCAATCGCTGGCCCACGCACGCCGGCTCGTCCTGTCGCAGCGCGGACACAACGATACGGATCCGTGCGTCAACGGGATGATCGAATCCTTCATGCTCGCCGGCACCCTCGCGAGGCTGGACACGAGCTGTCTCGCGAAGACGGAAGACCTGTCCTTCGCCCTGAAGGGCGATGATCTGATGAAGTGAGAAGCCTGCCTGACGGAGTGTCGTGTCCGCTCGAGTGGACAAATCCGGCCTCGCGCGAGGTCGCCGAAGCCCGGGGACGTTGCGAGCGGACCAGTGGCAAGCCCGCGGCCCCGAGCCTGAGCACGCCCCAATCGAGCCACCACTGAACCGTCGGCACGGGACGGCACGACGTTAGAGTCCGAACTCCGGGCGAGCAGCGGGGCCCGGCCGCGGCGATCGCTATTGCTTCGTGGCCGGTCCCCAGAGCTCGACGACTCCATTGCGCCGGATCAGCTCGATGAAGACGTTCTTGCCGCTCTTGTGCTTCAAGACGGGGAAGTTGTAGGTGTGGGGCAATCCCGTGATGCACTCCTCGCACTGGATCGGGCCAGCATTCTCCTGACTCCTGTTTCCCTGAGCGTCGAAGATCGCAATGTTGAAGGCGGAGACGTCGACCTCGTGCGTCGTGCTCCACGTGACTGTCCCGGAGCCGGCGCCCAACGGATTCGCGAAGCTGATCGTGATCGGCTCGATCCGCTGATCGCAGGCGGACGGATCCTGCCCGGGGTTCGGAATCGTGGGACAGTTGTCGCAGGCGTTCGGCACGCCGTCGCCGTCCGTATCGAGACCGTTGGCGTCGTCGTCGACCAAGCCGTTGCAGTCGTTGTCGAGGCCGTCGCAAATCTCGGGGTTCCCGGGAAAGCGCGCCGGGTCGGCGTCGTCGCAGTCTCCCTGGCAGGTCGACACACCGTCGTGATCGGCGTCGACGCAGGAGATGCCCTGGAAGAACGCGAAACCGGTCACGGCGCCGCTATCCGACCCGTTGATGATCGTCGTGCTGCCCACGTACAGGCAAAGATCGGCCGCCGGTGCGACGATCGTGAGGCGCGCGTCGCCGGAGGCGTCGGGCAGGACGCCGGTGTCGAACCACTGGCTGTCGCGCAGGTCGGGGGCCGTCGTGCAGGGTCCCACACGCGCCAGGATGCGGCCGACGGCCGTCGAGGGCGCGAACTGGTCGTTGCAGCTGTTGGAGCCGCTCAGCACCCCGAGCGAATCCGGATCACAGTCGCTGTAGACCACGGGCGTTCGGAAATGCAGCGTCAGGTTGAGCGCGTTCCCGTTGGAGGACTGTGCCAGGATTTCCGGCTTTCCGGCGCCTGTGCCGCAGGGCAGCGGCTGCACGAGGTTCGGCGCCGCGGGGTCATATTTCTGCGCGGCTTCCACGCCATATCCGAATTCCGGCGCGGCTCCGCTCAGGGAGACGAGAAGACCGTTGCCGTCGTTCCCCTGGACGACGATGACGAGACGCCGGGGTCCGTCCGGCTGAACCGGGCAGCCGTGGGCCTGTGGGTCGGACCAGTCGGTCTGGATCGTCGTCTGCCCGTCTCCAAGGCTTCCGGCCTCGTTGAGGCACACGACACCGTCCTTCGCTTCGCAGGCGATGTCCAAAGGACCCGTGTTCGTCCCGAGAGGGTCGCTCAATTGATACGCCAGGGCAGCCACCGGCGTCGAATCGGCGCAGAGGAAATAGGAACCGCGCGCGTGCCCGACGAACGTCGGGGTTTCGCAGGAGGCGCTGGCGTAAGGGACGATGAGCAAGCAGGACAGGCTCGAGAGGAACAGGAGGGCGACAATCTTTCGCATGGTCGTTCTCCTCCAGGTGACAGGGTGAGAGAAACGAGCACCGCCCTTATTTACCACGAGAGCGACGAACGGGCAATATGAAACCTGTGTCCGGGGACGCGGGCCCCGAAAGCAAAACATCGTGATCGCGACGCCGGACGAGGGCTCCGCGTGTCCGAGGTGTCGCACTTGAAGTCGTGGTTTCACCCGATGGCAGATCGCCGGCAGCCTCGCGGGGCTGCACACGAGGCTTCAGAAGCTCTTTTCGAAGGCGAAGCCGACTTCATGGCCGCCCCGGCGGCCATCCCTGACGGCGTCGATCCCGTAGCCGTAGCCGATAATGCAATCCGCGCCCCACAAAGTCTTGAAGCCGACCCCGGCGCCGATCCCGGGGAAGCGGTGCCAGCCGATGGTTTCGCCGGTCGCCGCGTCGAGCTGCCTCAGCGTCGCGTAATCGCCATAGAGGTGCCCGGTCAGTTGATGCGCCGAAGCGATCGGGAATGCGAAGTCAAGATTCGCGAGGACGAAGCTCTCGGCGAGCAGCTCGCGTGTGTAGTAGCCGTGAAGCGTGTAGGAGAAGGGATCGATGCCGAGCATGTTGCCGCCCAGTTTCCAGGCGCTCAGCTCGTCGATATGTCTGCCGAGCCCTCCGTGGACGCCCACGACGATCAAGGTCCGGCCGGCCGGGATTCTTCCTCCAAGCGAGGCGGAGAGGCGATCGCTTCGAGTCCACGCTGGGAATGTGACGCCGTTCGGTCCGAAGGGATGGAATCCGGTGCGTTCGTTGGTGTCGGCCTCGAGATACAGCTCGACGCCGCGAGTTGATGTGAGACCGGGCTCGATGCCGCCGATGCGGAACTCGGCCATGAGCTGCTGAGTGCGGAAGTCGTGAGGACGGGTGAAGCGAAGAGTGTCGCTGGCGTTGCGGAAGGAGGTGCCGCTGACCGTGTACGTGGCGCGGATGTTGATCGGCAGCGGCGATGAGCCCGGGATCGTCTGGTTGACAAACACACGCGCGTTGACCGAGTCGCCGTAGAACTGCTGGTGCGACAGCCGCTCGCCGCTCGTGTAGGGATCGACTCCGTCGAGAAATGCCCCGCCGCCGATTCCGAGGCCGAGTGTGGTGTTGGGATTCCCGCCCGCGAAATAGCTCAGCTCGGCATCCGCGTAGATGCCGGCGTAGACGAGACGCAGCGCGGTATGCTCCCAGGGGAGGTGATTCCGGTTGAACCAGAAGGCGCCGAATCCGCCCGGCCATTCCTCGCCGTGCAAGACGGACGTGCTCGATTGCGCTGTCAGGATCGTACGCGGCTCGACGTCAACCTGGGCGAAGGTGTCACCACGCACGAGCGCGACAAGGAGAGCAACACAACCCAGTCGAATCCAGGCGGTGTTCATCGTGTCGCCGCAGACCGCTCCCGTCACCGTTCCCCCCCCTCTTGTTACGTGTAAGAGCCCGCGGGGCAGAAAATCCTTCGCCGCTGAAGGAAAGACCTCTCTTGACAGTCTGGGTGACGCGCATTCCAGGAGGAAATCGCCACACACTTGCTGCCGGAGCAGGCTAGAATCGCTGGCAAACGAGGAGGGGGTTCATGCGCCGACTTTTCATCGCCCTGTTCGCCGTGGCCCTTGCCTTCCCAGCTGCGGCATCCGACAAGTTCACCGTCCACGATGACAGGCCGATGGACGATGCGCGACGGCCTGCGCCCGGGAAGGCCCTGATCTACTTCGTGCGGACCCAGACCATGGGGTTCGCTCTGATCATGAGCAAGCCTTACGTCCCGGTTGAAGTCGATCCAGGCAAGCACGAATTCGTCGTGGAGGCGGCGAACGCCGGTTTCCTGGAAGCGGACGTCACCCCCGACAGAGTCTATGTCGTCCAGGTGGCTATCCACATGGGAGCGATGAAGGCGCGCACCCACTTCGAGGTCGCTCGCACCCTCACCACCACGGACGAGGGCTTGAATTGGGTCAAGGAGGACGCTTCCAAGATCCAGGAGGTCATCAAGAAATATCGTGACAAGGGGGAGGAGTTCGAGCACCTGAAGCCGGAGGACGGCTTCGCCGGGCCACCCTGGAAGAAGCAGGGCGTGGCTCAGGTCATCGCCGTCAGGTCAGGCAGCGATCGATCGCCGTGAGCGCCTGCTGGATGTCATCCGCGTCGTTGTAAAGATGCGGGGAGAATCTCAGGACGTTCCTGCGCGCCGACACGACGATCCGGGCTTCGTTGAGACGCTCGGCCAGGATCCGCACGTCCGTGCCGGCGAACCGGGTTGCGACGATCGAGGAGCGCGCACCGTCGTCGGTGGGCGACAGGATTTCGGCCTTCCTTTCGCGCAACCCCTCGATCAGGAGGTCGGCGAGCCTCTTGTTCCTGGAGAAGATCCGCCCGACGTCCAGCTGGAGCAGGTAATCGATCGAGCTGGCGAGGCCCGGCGCGCACCCGTAGGCCATGGTGCTGAACTCGAAACGGTGGGCGTTCGGGGGAAGTTTCAGTCGATCGGCGCGCAGATCCCACATCCGCTCATGGGATCGGAATCCGACGAGCCCCGGCTCGAGACGTTCGTGAAGATGGGGGGCGAGATACATCACGGCGACTCCGAACGGCCCGCACAGCCACTTGTAGGACGCGG harbors:
- a CDS encoding MopE-related protein, with amino-acid sequence MRKIVALLFLSSLSCLLIVPYASASCETPTFVGHARGSYFLCADSTPVAALAYQLSDPLGTNTGPLDIACEAKDGVVCLNEAGSLGDGQTTIQTDWSDPQAHGCPVQPDGPRRLVIVVQGNDGNGLLVSLSGAAPEFGYGVEAAQKYDPAAPNLVQPLPCGTGAGKPEILAQSSNGNALNLTLHFRTPVVYSDCDPDSLGVLSGSNSCNDQFAPSTAVGRILARVGPCTTAPDLRDSQWFDTGVLPDASGDARLTIVAPAADLCLYVGSTTIINGSDSGAVTGFAFFQGISCVDADHDGVSTCQGDCDDADPARFPGNPEICDGLDNDCNGLVDDDANGLDTDGDGVPNACDNCPTIPNPGQDPSACDQRIEPITISFANPLGAGSGTVTWSTTHEVDVSAFNIAIFDAQGNRSQENAGPIQCEECITGLPHTYNFPVLKHKSGKNVFIELIRRNGVVELWGPATKQ